In Acropora muricata isolate sample 2 chromosome 13, ASM3666990v1, whole genome shotgun sequence, the DNA window TCTTGACTCCCCTTAAATTGCTTCGTTTTGAAGCTTATTCCATGCCTTTTTGCACTAGCTTCTCAATGAAGCATGAAAGGAGTATGAATTGACGAAAAATACACAGAAACTTGCATCTTCGAAGTCACAAGAAAAACTTTCTCCGCCATTTTGTTACTAGGAGACACGTTGCTATGAAACGTACAAGGTAACCTCGATTTCGTTTAGACCCAAACGAGGCCAAAGTGGCCTACAGTTTTGGCCGCGTTGCGATTTTTAACAGTAATTTACAAGAAATATAAATTTGTTTCCTCTCTTAATCAAGGTATATTTCCTTCCGTGCAAGGTGATTTGCAAAACTTTTCTTTGGCAGGCAAAATTCATTAAATATCGGTTTTTCTCCTCACCAATCTCGCTTTATATGCTTGTATTAATTGTGTTCGAATAGGATTaccttaggcccggttcaaacgtcgaactttacatgtgccgaatctaatgcaaatgagctaaaacaatagatttttctcatttgcattagattcggcacatgtaaagttcgacgtttgaaccgggccttagtaTCCTTTGAATAACAATATGATAAATCTTAATGTTTAGCGATACAGGAGGAACTGAGAAAAGGTAGTAATTTTGGACTGCTTTGATTGGCTTACAAAAATGTCTTTCCGCTTTCTCCATCAATTAGAGATAAGTGACTATCGTACACGTTTTCTTGCCCTTTGCGGTTTCTTCCGAGACATAGTTTGGTGCTacactggtttaaaatgaatgcaactttaaaAGTTATGTAGCTGTCCACGATTTCCAAGAACGGACCTTACCAGCTCCTGAGTAAAGACCAGGGGCGTAGCGTCCTTTACGCAAATACGCAGCTGAAAAATTGGTACGATTTTTTAAAGGTTTTCTGCGTACACCTCCAAGTATTCCGTTGTGTGTCCGCTGACTGCCTGACAAGCGCGGCAAAGGTGAACGAGAGAACTACTCTACGcctttccttttcttgtaaACTCCCTGTTTGTGTTGTGATTTGCCTAAAACTCTACAGACGGTTAAAACAAACAACTATCTACTACATTTTCCCTCACATATTTTATTGAAATGTCCTTGGGAAATTGtcggaaatggcatttccggTCGCGAGACCCTTGATTTAATAAATTTCTGGGGGGCATACCCCTAGATCCCCTTTACTTTGAAGCGCCTTCGGTGCTCGATACATTCTTCGTGTGTGTACACCGGTACCTTTACACTACGCTCTTGAACACCCAACAGATTGTCTAACCCAGAAGCTGTCCAAGAAGCTGTTGACCTTCACTGAGCTAAGAGGACAACTATCACAGGCCTCTTATTACAGAATCAAGCATCGACACAAGTAGCCACCACGGATCACGATTTACCTAAGATTCACGAGGGCAATGCAACCTTAAAATTGCAGTCTTATCTCTAAAATCCAGCCATCTCACAATAACTATTTTTTTACaatttaatggaaaaaaaacattattcgACCTTCGGAGCTCATGGTCCAATCATAAACTTCATCCAAGACGAGTCCTGGGTCCACTTCAACTCTCCAGTATTCTCTGAGGCTGTACCTATGAATATTGGAAAAATAGCCGAACACTGACAGAGGGAGGGATCCTTCTGAAAGAGACGTAAGAAATTTTCTACAGGAAGAAATGTTTCGCCTtaagcaattattttttttcattccagcTTGACGCCACCTTTTTCTCGTAGCCCAAAGGCATGGATGTACAAGCAATTTTTCAGCTGAAGTTGCAAACACAAACAACCTCGTGCAGATACATCAAGTCATATACTCGAGATGCCATTTGCTCCTACTGCAAAAGTTGACGTTTATCATTATCAAACAGAAATAGATAACTTTTTGAGACAAAGTTGTGACGTTGATTGTTATTGGTAGTTATTAATTATTTGGTTTAATATTTCACCTATTTTAGTTTTATCACAAACGTATTCCACCAGATCATAATACAAACACTAGTAAATTGACTCAGCTAAACGTCAGGtacaaacaatttactgggTGTAACTCTATTTCGTTTATTTAATAACCCTTTTTTTACTGTGGCGGCTTAATATTACTGGCCTTTGTGTTTCGATTCTGTATTTTATGGCATTATGTTGCCATAAAAGACTCAATAACAGTTTTGACGTACTtgcataattaattttaatctgCGAATCCTAGAGATAATTAATTTACAAAGCGTAACAGAAGTGCCACAAAGCACTCATTGTAAGTCATTCATGCAGACGAACATTGAAAAGAATCAATGGTCTGAGGAAAAATAAAGTGACAAATTCTTTCTTGGCTAGATAATGACCAAATTTTCAGGCGTTCGAATGTTGTGAAAAGTTGGTAATTTTTAGTTGCGTGGCTGGTACATTTTAAACTTCAGTATTTTGGTAAACTTTGTTGCGATTTATATGCTTCGTCTTGAGTAATAAGCTGCCAGAAATCAACGGAAGATCCAGGGTATGTTCGAAGACTCTTTGCTATGTCAAGTTTTATTTTATGTTACGCTTATTGACCTCGAAGAAATAATCCTTTACTAAACACCTTGGTCAGGATGAAACTGCGTTCTTTAACTGGATTGATTTGATCTTTGGGGAGAATTCTGTCCACTAAAGGCAACACCACTTTCGAGCAGAAGGACAAATGAAATTTCCCATGGATTCCTTGACGAAAAtgaaactggaaataaaaacCGAATCTTTCTTGGATTATCTCGTGAGGTATTTGTCCGTTTACGCCGTGGCTGGAATGGGCTTGTTTCTTATAATAAAAGGTATCTTGGTTGGTAAGTAACGTTAATTAAGAGATTTTGTAACGCAACTGTTTTAATACGCATCTTTTTTAACACTAAATAAGCATCGTTGCAGAATAAATATTAGTTGTGAGGTTAGCTTCAGCAATCATTCACGAAAGTTGTTTCAAGGGACAACAAAATAAATGGGAAAAAATATCACCATACTTATAATTTCACGAAATTGCGATAAGCGTGAGATCTACCAGTCATCCATATATTTCGGTCAAGTCGTGTAAAACGTGCGCTGTTAAGATCGTAAACGCACGTATCAAAATTACGTTACCTTCTTGATAAGTTAATTataattctttttaaaaataaaaaaaaaatagttgaaaTAATAAAAGGGTTTTCTTTTTACTTAATGTTTTGCTAGTTCATTATGCTCCGCTGAAGTTGAACTCAAGTAAAGAAAAGGCACAGGGCGTGAAAAATCATAAGACGAATTCGACGAAGTATTTATATATTGAAATCGAAAAATTGGAAATaatgcgtgacactatagaaacaggaaaaaggtaatggaaaactctttaaagtgtcattgaacaataaaaaaatgtacACACGTTTCGgacagagcccttcatcagtgtaaaaaagcccattgtcaatgggcttttttacactgatgaagggctctgcccgaaacgtgtgtacattttttaatgttccattacctttttcctatTTATTTACTGGttgaagttagttgttttgtatCGTTAGTTATCGATTGTTTTACCCAATATAGGATACCTCATCGTCTGCCAGCCAATCAACAGAGGCGTTAGAGTCAACCTTTCTTACAGCCAATCTGAAGCGGACTACGATAGGTCTTACTGTTTGGCTTCTATGACAGACTTCCGGGACAATCTCGTCTTCGCGACCGAAAATGGACCGAATACATTCCAGGGAATCACCATTCTGGGATTAAAACAAGGCGAAGGGCGTGCACTTTATCAAAAACTGCTTCCATACGCGTTTCTTATAGAGGCAGCTCTCTGCTGTTTCCCAGCACTTTTGTGGAAAATGTTAGCTTGTGAATATCTCCGTGCTTCAGTAAGATTTGTCGCTGAATTGACCGAGAAAGTTTCGTCAACATTAGAGTTCCAGTATGCTGGCTACAGCCGCAAAACAGAACAGAGCTACATGATTGTGCCTCAAGATTTCAACAATCAAGTCGACTTTTGGAGTGGAAAAGCATTCTTGGCGAGAGTTTACACCATAAAGTTGATGTTAAACCTGGGACTCCTAATCTTGATAGTTTGTTTCTACATGGCCTTTCCAAGTCTGAACTACTTCAACTTACAATCGCACTTTGTTTGTCACGTTCACAGACAGACATTAATCACGTGCACTTTTCCCGATATTGACCTTTTTAAGATGGCGTGGATTGTGAATATAGTGCTCCTTGATATTTGTATAATAATCATTGTCTTGCAGCTGATTAACACTGTGTTCTGCTTGCCGCGAAGGAAGACCTTTTTCTCGCGGCATCTAGGAGGGGAAGAAAGAACGTCTTGTTCATTGACAAACGATTTTCATCTGATCTCGTATTTTTGTTACGAGAATCTTGATAAAATGAATTCCGCAATACTGTTTATATCTTCCGGACATAGAAGAGGATTGAACACTCCTCTTATTTCATTGGAAACATCGGAAGAAGAGTGTAATACATCGCCGTCCAGTCCTTCACTTTCCTACGCCACAGCTCCCCAAGTTTTTCGAAGATCAACAGTCGCAGATGAAGAAACCAAGTGAATGCTTTTCCCAGCTTGAAACCTCTCCTGTTgagcatgcgcaaacattgtcgAGCAACCAATGAACTGGACCAAACACGAATGCTCATGCGGTGTGATCTATaaacctctttcataatggcgatcaaatttaatattcttttgttttaatgctaataagccttattagcctcactgccatgggcaaaatccTAAAGAATATTTagaccaaagtgaggccagtaggtctaatgaacataaatacaaaggaataaaaaaatgggctgccatttatgaaagtggtctattgttTCCTCGAAATTTCAGTGAAGTCTTCATAAAAATATTTAGCATGAAACATGCAACATATTTTCAACAATAGGACTAGGAATTGCGTTAGGgtaagttttcaagttttcacgTTAGGGTCTGGATTTACCGTCTGCTTGACGACAATACTAAGACAGAGACAAGTAATATTGAAAGCGAAGAGATTGGGGACACTTCATAAAGGTGATTAAAATCCACTTATGTGGAGTGAAAGTGATAGATTATTTATCatatatttatattaaataaataTCTAAAGTAATAACATGCATATCGTCCTTTGTATTTTGCATGCCTTGCGTTACTATTGTAGTtgtttaattcaaatctgaaacaGTGGCACTTTTACAAAACACTTCTCCTATCGTTTACACTCATCCGACTAAGGAATGTAAATTCTCATTGTTTCTGAAAAAGGATGATTTAGTCAGCTGATACATTCAACATTATATTATTTTCTGCTAATAAATACAAACCGATGAGGTAAATGATCATCGAATAATTGTCAATGTTCGCTTGCTGAATCCAGTATCTCGTTCCCAGCGTCCTCTCTTTCAAGTCTGGGATCGAGGTCGAAGAAATTCGCGAAAATCATGCTCGATATTTTAACGATAGCAGAAATCAATAGAAGATTTTAAGATATGAATTTGCATCACAGATATTTCTTGTTCGTTACATGTACCCTTAGTCATTATCATACCTTGATACGAACGGTCGAATGGAATTCCAAACTGCATTGCTTCTCCTTTTGAAAATGGACTTCATGGTTTCTTGTTGAAACCCAGCAATCTTCCTCGCAAATTTTTTGAGACTGGCTTGCATTATCCGTTCCAGGAATGCCATATTTCGTAAATTCACCTCGAAAATAATAATATGTTTGGTAAACATTAGTTTCGCAACAGCCAGGAATACGTGTTTTGCGTTATCTGTTGTTACCACATGTTATTCTCAAGGGATCGAATTGTTTGCTTTGGAGAACCTCATTACCTTTTACTAAGCGCTACCTATGTTCATGTAAAACGCAAATTCTTTGCTATTCAATAACAGTTTATATCAAGTCTTAATTTTTGTGCACTCACAAACTAAAAATTGACTTTTAGCAACGTTTCTTTTAACTAGCATCCCTCTAAAGAAGAGAAAATATTGAGCCAATCAAGTGCACTCGGTTTGCAATTAATAGGTAAGGACTGAAGGAGTGTGTTTCAAAGTGTCCCATTTCCAAACGTCCTGGGTTCTGGCTGACAATTTTCTTAGTCTGGTTTAAAAAACTAACCCGTGACAACCCGTTTCTGTTGACCTTATCTCAATTCGACGTCCATTGAAGGCGGTGTAAGAGTTTCAATTTTTCGACGTGGTGACAAAAATACAAACAGAATGTTAAATCAATTTGAGTTACCACCAAGGAATATTAAAGGaaaaattcaatttaattttcaGAAGGAGTACAGCTGTTACAATATCTGAAACATTAGCATATATTTACCTTTTATTGCTAACTAACAGAAAACATCGAAATAAAAAAGTTCGTACTGAGTGGCTATGAGGAGATGTGTCCAGAATTGAAAGCGTTGGCAAAAATTTGCGATATTTGTGACTTAAGCAAAGGGATTTCCGTGATACTCCTATAAAATCGCTAAAATCGCAAATAGTTATAGCAAATTTTTGCCAACGCTTTCAATCCAGGACATAAGTGGCTATGAGCCATCGAACTCGGGTAATGAAAGTATTTGCATTAGTGACCCCAATTATCCCTTTTTTAAAGGCAAGTCCATTGACATTATAATAAAGTCGATTTATACATGCACGGACGCATAGACGATAACGCAGAGGGGCAAATGAATGaatataaataaatgaaaaaaataaaaacattaaaagtaaataaataaataaatatagtTGACacagtaaataaacaaaaaaaattaaagaacaatGAATAAACAAATTGAGAAATAACTACTAACTGACTAACTGCCTATTTCGACTGACGAAATGGTGAACAATGGCTTTCCTGCGAACCGCTATCTACGATACGTTAAGTCTCGGATGGATACTTTTCAAGGATTCTGTGACATAGTTCCAATCCTCTTCCAGACACTCAGTTCGCGAAATTACAAGAAACTGGAGCATTGGCAGGTGATGAATGTATTCCACAATAGATCGAACTCCGCGGCCTAGAGAATTACCCTTGAGGTTCAGCATCTTCAAATAACCAATGAATCGAAAGTTTCTAGCAAGGGCACTGAGGTCTTGTTCGTCCATACTGAGATCTTTCAGATGTAATACTTTTAAATGGGGTAGATACCGCAGACTCTTCGTGAATGAAGAAACGCCGCCCGTAACTATGAAGCCTTTCAAAGTAAGTTTTTCCAGAGACGATGGTTTGTTAAATCCGCTGAAAAGCAACTCCAGCTGTCCACACTTTTGTTCCGCTGCTTCTGCTAAGCTTACCTGAAAGATCCTAAGTGAGCTCATTTTAGGAATTGAACGACCAAGATGGGTGGCTGCCTCTGGAGTAAGGCAAACCTCGCATAGCTCCAACAGTTTCAGAGTTGTATGCGTGATGTTACGAACCAATTTGTCCACTGAGGTGGGGCTGCAACCAGGCAAACGAAGGCTGAGAAGA includes these proteins:
- the LOC136896242 gene encoding pannexin-2-like, encoding MKFPMDSLTKMKLEIKTESFLDYLVRYLSVYAVAGMGLFLIIKGILVGYLIVCQPINRGVRVNLSYSQSEADYDRSYCLASMTDFRDNLVFATENGPNTFQGITILGLKQGEGRALYQKLLPYAFLIEAALCCFPALLWKMLACEYLRASVRFVAELTEKVSSTLEFQYAGYSRKTEQSYMIVPQDFNNQVDFWSGKAFLARVYTIKLMLNLGLLILIVCFYMAFPSLNYFNLQSHFVCHVHRQTLITCTFPDIDLFKMAWIVNIVLLDICIIIIVLQLINTVFCLPRRKTFFSRHLGGEERTSCSLTNDFHLISYFCYENLDKMNSAILFISSGHRRGLNTPLISLETSEEECNTSPSSPSLSYATAPQVFRRSTVADEETK